The Halapricum desulfuricans genome includes a region encoding these proteins:
- a CDS encoding CRISPR-associated ring nuclease, whose product MDTVWITTGSTTVEAMVNPLAAACNADGITESFVPDTVYFLDNPGLGSTLSDAKHLTKEILEGHGIDSPTIRTDDIDHETDFENIAAYFRAAVEDARAADADVAIDVTPGRKFMSVFAFNAGTTYEVDHLFYFYLHSNAYFGRIYQTIPRTAGELYDFTEVL is encoded by the coding sequence ATGGACACCGTCTGGATTACGACCGGGAGTACCACGGTCGAGGCAATGGTGAACCCACTCGCTGCCGCCTGTAACGCTGATGGGATTACCGAGTCGTTCGTCCCTGATACGGTCTACTTTTTGGATAATCCTGGGCTGGGATCGACGCTGTCGGATGCCAAGCATCTCACTAAAGAAATACTGGAGGGTCACGGAATCGATTCACCAACGATCCGCACGGACGATATCGATCACGAGACGGACTTCGAGAATATTGCTGCCTACTTTCGAGCGGCCGTCGAGGACGCCCGTGCGGCGGACGCAGACGTCGCTATTGATGTCACGCCCGGCCGGAAGTTTATGTCGGTGTTCGCCTTCAACGCCGGGACCACATACGAGGTCGATCATCTCTTCTATTTCTATCTGCACTCGAACGCCTATTTCGGGCGGATTTATCAGACGATTCCGCGGACAGCTGGCGAACTGTACGATTTCACGGAGGTACTCTGA
- a CDS encoding HNH endonuclease has translation MVDRRRQWRAENQDISIKSKRGKQAYIVSGSEGDPYDVDLDIPYCECKDWEKRSPSGGCKHILKVKIRQGILDPLPSAKTNYGAADNRSGSNYSANWSSLSDQTKERDGWGCQKCGAEGGKNGTVKLQAHHIIPKSEGGQDQKSNLITVCAKCHEEIHRHPIPEGNRGRGHARTSEALEYFLSDKQPFNPRSNSQTPHEDSINSKEERQTESSGSGSAGSSNNRSSTGFCVDSRNINGLQHTQLGYEWNTSQSSSATKSLKSRNTEKTQNDSQEQAQSQPIENDDEPDPDASEAVMGGFILSLVIGGIIYIITSPSVGVAAFALAMTLFIWAGISEMD, from the coding sequence ATGGTTGACCGCCGGAGGCAATGGCGTGCTGAAAATCAAGATATCTCTATCAAGAGTAAGCGCGGTAAACAAGCCTACATCGTAAGCGGGAGTGAGGGGGACCCGTACGATGTTGATCTTGACATCCCATACTGTGAGTGCAAAGATTGGGAGAAGCGATCTCCATCAGGTGGCTGTAAACATATTTTGAAAGTCAAGATCAGGCAGGGTATCCTTGATCCGCTGCCAAGTGCAAAGACCAATTACGGAGCTGCGGACAATCGATCAGGAAGCAATTACTCTGCAAATTGGTCATCCCTTAGTGACCAGACAAAAGAGCGGGATGGTTGGGGATGTCAAAAGTGTGGTGCTGAAGGTGGGAAAAATGGGACAGTAAAATTACAGGCACATCATATAATTCCTAAATCAGAAGGTGGGCAAGATCAGAAAAGTAATCTCATAACAGTCTGCGCCAAGTGTCACGAAGAGATACATAGACATCCGATTCCTGAAGGAAATAGGGGAAGAGGCCACGCACGGACATCAGAAGCGTTAGAATATTTCCTCTCTGATAAGCAGCCATTTAATCCACGTTCGAACTCGCAAACCCCTCATGAAGACTCAATCAATTCTAAAGAAGAGAGACAGACCGAAAGTTCTGGAAGTGGCTCTGCTGGTTCGAGTAACAATCGTTCTTCAACTGGGTTTTGCGTAGATTCTCGCAATATAAATGGTTTGCAGCACACTCAGCTCGGATATGAGTGGAATACCTCCCAAAGTAGCTCCGCCACCAAATCACTGAAGAGTCGAAATACAGAGAAAACGCAGAATGACAGTCAGGAGCAAGCCCAATCACAACCCATCGAGAACGATGACGAACCTGATCCTGACGCTTCAGAAGCTGTAATGGGCGGTTTTATCTTATCTTTAGTTATTGGTGGTATAATTTATATAATAACATCCCCCTCAGTTGGAGTCGCAGCGTTTGCGCTGGCTATGACTCTATTCATTTGGGCCGGAATATCAGAAATGGACTGA
- a CDS encoding AAA family ATPase: protein MTRDPICFEEVQIVQAPGFETGGFSVDDLCSGINVIHGPNAAGKTTLAESLEWLCWPETADERTSLVGQLSLNGESWRVEVDNGRANYQRDGQAANGPNLPPADQRDRYRLSLHDLLQRDNNNESFAKIIERESAGGYDLSAAYDELGYSDSPSRANRNVVQNAKGAIRELREARNDVSELRQEQNELSRLRSKLEAARHAQERAELLKQAIDYAQARNELAQAESRLDEFPDILDQVDDDEIERVRSIEADLDEWTKKKDDAEKTKTDAQERLAETDLPEDGLPTGRIDHLKALRDDLDAAGDRKRELEGDLADAERQRKTAREDIPLDVDTGDLVDLEPVTWKTVSKFAREAEALQSERETRDAVERLLEDGEQPEPDLPTLQRASQSLEEWLAASALTTSNDGSEAFRIAVFSAVSLASTGIALGLLVNPLLFSILLVAAGIFWYGLRARSQSVDGGDSQQPHREAFEKTGLEPPTMWSDDEVRSRLIELYDAIAAHKLAERRSEWRDSLATDRDSLEQQEQELEETRAELQDQLGAAPDASDVELAVISKRVLDWQEAHDEVEGLQESIDTVDEQIASAREQLHTKLAPYGYDDVQSSGEATETIRQLETREQQREAAQRDLDQATATMQEATEKIGALADERDAIFTALDLDSDDHDRLEELCEQVDAYESAVEEVRAAKIRADAAADELESYPDFEPDLKEQDIADLREDLREAERTAEEFDELQSRIADIRAEIRQAKSDDQVEMALAERDRALDDLKDQLQDDCAAMVGDVLVDHIQEATMETSRPDVFEQAREILATITCGRYRLDFDEAEAEFRVFDETKQKGLALDELSSGTRVQVLLAVRIAFVEQQEQGVQIPLLLDETLANTDDRRARTIIESTIELARNGRQVFYFTAQGDEVAKWTAALESTNGVTHKIIDLTTVRDVDESVYIPHIDSVESFTPKPPRPNGHDHASYGDELEVDSFNPHRGAGTAHLWYVIDDVDTLHQLLELGIEHWGQLKNLLQWGNGDLSSVDSDQITIVEKNAAALNEFVDAWKVGRGEPVDREILEASGAVSGTFIDEVSELAESVNGDGRQIVDALHNGEVNRFRSGKANKLKTYLEENGYIEPRETLDYGQIRARVIERYVDEGVSRDEATDRTDELLSRLGEA from the coding sequence GTGACCAGAGATCCGATTTGCTTCGAGGAGGTCCAAATTGTCCAAGCGCCTGGGTTCGAAACGGGCGGCTTCTCGGTTGACGACCTCTGTTCTGGGATCAATGTCATTCATGGGCCGAATGCGGCAGGAAAGACGACGCTTGCGGAGTCGCTCGAATGGCTATGTTGGCCTGAGACTGCGGATGAACGGACATCTCTTGTGGGGCAGCTCTCATTGAATGGGGAATCCTGGCGGGTCGAGGTCGATAATGGACGCGCGAACTACCAACGTGATGGCCAGGCGGCGAACGGTCCAAATCTTCCGCCGGCCGATCAACGCGACCGCTACCGTCTGTCTCTCCACGATCTGCTCCAGCGGGACAACAACAATGAGTCGTTCGCTAAAATAATCGAGCGAGAATCTGCTGGCGGGTATGATCTCTCTGCAGCATACGATGAGCTCGGGTATTCGGATTCGCCGAGTCGGGCGAACAGGAACGTCGTCCAGAATGCCAAGGGAGCGATTCGGGAGTTGCGTGAGGCACGGAACGATGTTTCCGAACTCCGCCAGGAGCAGAATGAACTCTCTCGGCTCCGGAGTAAACTTGAGGCGGCGCGTCACGCACAAGAGCGAGCCGAACTGCTCAAGCAGGCGATTGACTATGCACAGGCGAGAAACGAACTGGCGCAGGCTGAATCGAGGCTTGATGAGTTCCCCGATATCTTGGATCAGGTTGACGATGACGAAATCGAGCGGGTTCGATCCATCGAGGCGGACCTCGATGAATGGACCAAGAAAAAAGACGACGCAGAGAAAACGAAAACGGATGCTCAGGAACGGCTTGCTGAGACCGACCTTCCTGAAGACGGCCTGCCGACAGGCCGTATCGACCATCTAAAAGCGCTTCGTGATGATCTCGATGCTGCGGGGGACCGGAAACGCGAACTCGAGGGCGACTTGGCTGACGCCGAACGGCAGCGCAAAACGGCTCGCGAGGACATTCCCCTCGATGTCGATACTGGGGATCTCGTTGATTTGGAACCCGTGACGTGGAAGACTGTCTCGAAGTTTGCGCGCGAGGCCGAAGCACTCCAGTCCGAGCGTGAAACCCGGGACGCTGTTGAGCGACTTCTAGAGGATGGGGAGCAGCCTGAGCCGGATCTACCGACGCTTCAACGTGCGAGTCAGTCCCTGGAGGAGTGGCTGGCTGCGTCCGCTTTGACTACGTCGAACGACGGGTCGGAAGCGTTCCGAATCGCTGTGTTCTCGGCTGTTTCGCTCGCCTCGACAGGGATCGCGCTGGGTCTCTTGGTTAATCCACTGCTGTTCTCCATCTTACTTGTCGCCGCTGGTATCTTCTGGTATGGACTACGCGCTCGCTCACAGTCCGTAGACGGCGGGGATTCACAGCAGCCGCACCGCGAGGCGTTCGAAAAAACCGGTCTGGAACCGCCGACGATGTGGAGCGACGACGAGGTTCGGTCCCGACTAATCGAACTGTACGATGCAATCGCAGCGCACAAGCTGGCCGAGCGACGGTCTGAATGGCGCGATAGCCTGGCGACGGATAGGGACTCGCTCGAACAGCAAGAGCAGGAGTTGGAGGAAACCCGTGCCGAACTCCAAGACCAGTTGGGCGCTGCGCCAGATGCGTCTGATGTCGAACTCGCTGTGATCTCCAAGCGAGTCCTCGACTGGCAGGAAGCCCACGACGAGGTTGAAGGACTGCAAGAGAGCATTGACACCGTCGACGAGCAGATTGCGAGTGCTCGCGAGCAACTCCACACAAAACTCGCTCCGTACGGCTACGATGACGTGCAGAGCTCCGGCGAGGCAACTGAGACAATCCGACAGCTGGAGACCCGTGAACAGCAACGCGAAGCCGCACAGCGGGACCTCGATCAGGCTACCGCGACGATGCAGGAAGCGACCGAGAAAATAGGTGCGCTGGCGGATGAACGCGATGCAATCTTTACGGCTCTGGATCTTGACTCCGATGACCACGATCGGCTGGAGGAACTCTGTGAGCAGGTCGACGCATACGAATCGGCTGTGGAGGAGGTGCGAGCAGCTAAGATCCGGGCGGACGCGGCAGCTGACGAACTCGAAAGCTACCCAGACTTTGAGCCGGACCTCAAGGAGCAAGATATTGCTGACCTCAGAGAGGACCTTCGTGAGGCGGAACGAACTGCCGAGGAGTTCGATGAGTTGCAGTCACGGATTGCTGATATCAGGGCGGAGATTAGGCAGGCGAAGTCCGACGATCAAGTAGAAATGGCGCTTGCGGAGCGTGATCGGGCGCTCGATGATCTGAAAGACCAACTTCAGGATGACTGTGCTGCGATGGTGGGGGACGTCCTAGTGGATCATATTCAGGAGGCGACGATGGAGACGAGTCGCCCGGACGTCTTCGAGCAGGCTCGGGAAATCCTGGCGACGATCACTTGTGGCCGGTATCGATTGGACTTTGATGAGGCCGAAGCCGAATTCCGAGTATTCGACGAAACCAAGCAAAAAGGGCTTGCACTCGATGAGCTTTCGAGCGGCACTCGGGTGCAGGTTCTGCTCGCCGTCCGAATCGCGTTCGTCGAACAGCAGGAACAGGGAGTTCAGATCCCACTCCTCCTTGATGAAACACTCGCTAACACTGACGATCGCAGGGCGAGGACGATCATCGAGTCGACGATCGAACTTGCGCGGAACGGTCGACAGGTCTTCTATTTCACTGCGCAGGGTGATGAAGTGGCGAAGTGGACTGCTGCACTGGAGAGCACGAACGGTGTCACCCACAAAATCATCGACCTCACAACGGTTCGCGATGTCGATGAGTCCGTCTATATTCCCCATATAGACTCTGTCGAATCGTTCACTCCGAAGCCCCCTCGTCCCAACGGTCACGACCACGCTTCATATGGGGACGAACTCGAAGTGGATTCATTCAATCCCCACCGTGGCGCCGGAACAGCGCACCTGTGGTACGTAATCGACGATGTCGACACGCTCCATCAGCTCTTAGAGCTCGGGATCGAGCACTGGGGGCAGCTGAAGAACCTACTCCAGTGGGGTAACGGAGACCTGTCCTCAGTTGATTCCGACCAGATAACGATAGTAGAGAAGAATGCTGCGGCGCTGAACGAGTTCGTCGACGCTTGGAAAGTCGGCCGTGGCGAGCCCGTTGATCGAGAGATTCTCGAAGCCTCTGGCGCGGTGAGCGGTACCTTTATCGACGAAGTTAGTGAACTTGCTGAGTCAGTCAATGGGGATGGTAGACAGATCGTCGACGCCCTGCACAATGGCGAGGTGAACCGCTTCCGAAGCGGAAAAGCAAACAAGCTCAAGACGTATCTCGAAGAGAACGGGTACATCGAACCTCGTGAGACATTAGATTATGGCCAGATCCGCGCCCGCGTCATCGAGCGCTACGTCGACGAAGGTGTCTCTCGGGACGAAGCTACAGACAGGACCGACGAACTGCTATCACGCTTGGGTGAGGCCTAA
- a CDS encoding metallophosphoesterase family protein produces MNSVDLVGETLASDPGRPWILFTSEVLFLSHCLVALMNDALSLLYTGDLHLGRHPSRIPDDLDGPGLSPKAVWLSAVREAIEQDVDAVVVAGDIVDQENRYFEAYGTFEDGIAQLDDAGIPVVVVAGNHDYEALPEMVDNLDSDTLQFLGRGGEWERWTLEEDGEPVVHFDGWSFAAEHVYESPLAEYELSGTDDVPQIGVLHADLDSRGSRYAPVLSSDLRDTAVDAWLLGHIHSPGIRIDSRPLALYSGSPQPLDPGEQQAHGPWMITILETGEVRAEQIPLASVRYDQVSVDVSGVDDPQEATAVISAELKDHVRADLDASSLELSLVRVHLTGRTAAHSALVDQHRSMERDLGFREGSVSVRIESIDVDTRPEIDLEALAEGENAAAYLANLLLEIENGDPRDTYGEVVEDSLMAVRQAHSANAYNPLRRETELEEPGDADAIEHLEQQARVLLDTLLSQKEGNA; encoded by the coding sequence GTGAATTCAGTCGATCTGGTTGGGGAAACGCTGGCAAGCGACCCGGGAAGGCCGTGGATTTTATTTACCAGTGAGGTATTATTCTTATCGCACTGTTTGGTCGCACTCATGAACGACGCTTTATCACTTCTGTACACCGGAGACCTCCACCTCGGTCGTCACCCGAGTCGGATTCCGGATGACCTGGATGGCCCTGGCCTGTCGCCGAAGGCTGTCTGGCTGTCGGCGGTCCGCGAAGCAATCGAACAGGATGTTGATGCAGTCGTGGTTGCTGGTGACATTGTTGATCAAGAGAATCGGTATTTCGAGGCATACGGGACGTTCGAGGACGGGATTGCCCAACTGGATGACGCAGGGATTCCGGTTGTCGTGGTTGCTGGGAATCACGACTATGAAGCCCTTCCGGAGATGGTCGATAATCTGGATTCCGACACACTTCAGTTTCTCGGGAGAGGGGGTGAGTGGGAGCGCTGGACGCTTGAAGAAGACGGGGAGCCGGTAGTTCATTTCGATGGCTGGTCGTTTGCGGCTGAACACGTCTACGAGTCTCCGCTTGCGGAGTACGAGCTTTCGGGGACTGATGATGTGCCGCAGATCGGTGTGCTTCATGCCGATCTTGATTCGCGGGGCAGCCGGTACGCACCGGTGCTGTCCAGTGACCTTCGTGATACCGCTGTAGATGCCTGGCTACTTGGTCATATTCACAGTCCAGGGATCCGGATTGATTCGCGTCCGCTGGCGTTGTACTCGGGGTCGCCACAACCGCTTGATCCGGGTGAACAGCAGGCTCATGGCCCGTGGATGATTACGATACTTGAAACCGGAGAGGTGCGTGCTGAACAGATTCCGTTGGCATCTGTTCGCTACGATCAGGTTTCGGTCGATGTGTCTGGGGTAGATGACCCGCAAGAAGCGACAGCCGTGATTTCGGCAGAACTCAAGGACCACGTTCGAGCTGACCTTGATGCGAGCTCGTTGGAGCTCAGCCTTGTTCGAGTGCACCTTACTGGTCGGACAGCGGCCCATTCAGCGCTTGTCGATCAGCATCGGTCGATGGAGCGTGACCTCGGATTCCGGGAGGGGTCAGTTTCGGTTCGGATCGAATCGATTGACGTCGATACCCGCCCAGAAATTGATCTTGAAGCGCTTGCAGAGGGGGAGAATGCAGCTGCGTACCTCGCTAACCTCCTGCTCGAAATCGAGAACGGTGATCCTCGCGATACCTACGGCGAGGTGGTCGAGGACTCGTTGATGGCTGTGCGGCAGGCGCATAGTGCGAATGCGTATAATCCGCTTCGACGCGAAACAGAACTGGAGGAGCCGGGTGACGCTGATGCTATCGAGCATCTTGAACAGCAGGCACGAGTCCTGCTCGATACTCTACTCAGCCAAAAGGAGGGGAATGCGTGA
- a CDS encoding PD-(D/E)XK nuclease family protein: MTERKLFTGSNQLALETEAFEWAHSIAGDGIGRILYLSETANRHDQIQQRWQETYDHLTLRVETLTTFVYDCHEQIVGPSSQIPEELDRRALEHSLDTIIEDRPWMSTQPYASANLVDAFNRRFARFENVGLNNPDRVKSEFQQSELPARIRDTTVDAYEAYYQRREAVSEPWYVTYSHAFETVGDADIADLQPHIDAVVLSGHLQPGSVEQSVIEALIEAFPTAAIVPTFTPSRSDGVDQATEAIREIYANLEFDVEQVTETYGSAALQRVAQSLYRNQPPEDRTVPESLHWRELPTPEREIRYVARDIRTRLADDAGSADIGVVVPGFQAYEGYLADVFDTFDLPYTVDTGNALADTFVGSAVQNLIDLSEDNPRAAALTELVTNPVVTFCEPAEEDIVVTAERRTDSVRVSAVQDQLPSTLAEQVQTLLEQLRTLREDPFETAIETVRTQLEELQIAEAVEAPDSRIDAAQEQAALEHVHAVLGSFEETSSSATDLTPAAALLRAVQGVSLSGYNGLSEQITVLDHLDAREFAFDQLYIVGLTTDHFPSVRRHPAFFEEMVDAHPKLEVLDEQVRDRYTFACLLGNADTVTITTPSTDPNSTAVVRSPVLDELTRVTGIEPTTGVDDRIGSREDLQRAISPLSERRAALDSAGERDDFTTAQTIRADRGITCAAERAEPDLSPHDGLLEPATVADIYPDSDREPYSASRIERYVNCGFQFYMEHILDLEGNDDVERTPDPLETGTFVHDTFERFYKALQSEPGDTVDLREYDQAALESHMLEIALDELEDAAFDYSGLFYQRWLEQLFAGLGDPESNPHHGEPRPHEGVDQGLFSRFVEREYNRDGDALPAWFEPPFGTGLPGEDLDPFAIELPNGEAVEFRGYIDRVDIGVSDEGTQIQLFDYKTGYAPSLTKTTGGTTFQLPIYLLAAEEVLADKMDTVTDIAATYYQTKPPNKLHEPRGIESKFDSESELRRFLDELIPARLETISTAVEHGRFQTTMLSQSEAGCEYCAFQRSCDVRPHQRRDRVDLLDPDPQTYVPIRATDRDFDDEFGGEADD, encoded by the coding sequence ATGACAGAGCGGAAGCTCTTTACTGGATCTAATCAGTTGGCGCTGGAAACTGAGGCATTCGAGTGGGCGCACTCTATCGCCGGAGACGGGATTGGTCGCATCCTGTATCTCTCAGAGACAGCGAACAGGCACGACCAGATCCAGCAGCGATGGCAAGAGACGTATGATCACCTAACACTTCGAGTGGAAACGCTGACCACTTTTGTCTATGATTGTCACGAACAGATTGTCGGCCCAAGTTCACAGATTCCGGAAGAGCTTGACCGGCGAGCGCTTGAGCATAGCCTCGATACTATTATCGAAGATCGGCCGTGGATGTCCACTCAGCCATACGCCTCTGCGAATCTCGTCGATGCGTTCAACCGCCGCTTTGCTCGCTTCGAAAACGTTGGTCTCAACAACCCAGATCGAGTGAAAAGCGAATTTCAACAGTCGGAGCTGCCGGCTCGAATTCGGGACACGACCGTCGATGCATACGAGGCCTACTACCAACGACGCGAAGCGGTGTCCGAACCGTGGTATGTCACGTACAGTCACGCATTCGAAACCGTTGGTGATGCCGACATTGCGGACCTTCAGCCGCATATTGATGCCGTCGTTTTGTCTGGACACCTGCAACCTGGATCTGTTGAACAGTCCGTCATAGAAGCTCTCATCGAAGCATTTCCGACTGCTGCGATCGTGCCGACGTTTACGCCATCGCGCTCGGACGGGGTTGATCAGGCAACGGAAGCGATCCGCGAGATCTATGCTAATCTTGAGTTCGATGTCGAGCAGGTCACAGAAACGTATGGGTCGGCTGCTCTCCAGCGAGTAGCACAGTCACTGTATAGAAATCAGCCTCCTGAAGACCGAACGGTGCCGGAGTCGCTTCACTGGCGTGAACTTCCAACGCCAGAGCGGGAGATCAGGTACGTCGCTCGCGACATTCGCACGCGACTTGCAGATGACGCAGGCTCTGCGGATATCGGTGTCGTCGTCCCCGGGTTCCAGGCATATGAAGGATATCTTGCTGATGTCTTCGATACGTTCGATCTGCCCTACACCGTCGATACGGGGAACGCACTGGCCGATACATTTGTGGGCAGCGCAGTCCAGAATCTCATCGATCTATCTGAAGACAATCCACGTGCCGCTGCGCTCACCGAACTCGTTACTAATCCAGTCGTCACATTCTGTGAGCCAGCTGAAGAAGATATCGTCGTCACGGCCGAGCGCCGGACCGACTCTGTCCGGGTTAGCGCTGTCCAAGACCAGTTGCCGTCCACGCTGGCCGAGCAAGTCCAGACACTGCTTGAGCAACTGCGGACGCTTCGAGAGGACCCCTTCGAGACAGCGATTGAAACAGTTCGCACGCAACTGGAGGAGCTTCAGATTGCTGAAGCGGTTGAAGCTCCTGATTCTCGAATCGATGCCGCACAAGAGCAGGCTGCGCTTGAGCACGTTCACGCGGTCCTGGGTTCGTTTGAGGAGACCTCTTCGTCGGCGACCGATCTCACACCGGCAGCAGCGCTGCTGCGGGCGGTCCAAGGCGTCTCCCTTAGCGGTTATAATGGACTATCTGAGCAGATTACGGTCTTGGACCATCTGGATGCCAGGGAGTTCGCGTTCGATCAGCTCTACATTGTGGGCCTGACAACTGACCACTTCCCGTCGGTCCGCCGGCATCCCGCTTTTTTCGAGGAAATGGTAGACGCACACCCGAAACTTGAGGTGCTCGACGAACAGGTCCGGGATCGATATACGTTCGCGTGTCTCCTCGGGAACGCCGATACAGTTACGATCACAACCCCGTCCACTGATCCGAACTCAACTGCTGTGGTCCGGTCCCCTGTCTTAGACGAACTCACGCGCGTAACTGGGATCGAACCGACAACCGGGGTTGACGACAGAATTGGGTCTCGGGAAGATCTTCAGCGTGCAATCTCGCCACTCTCGGAGCGCCGCGCGGCGCTCGATTCAGCGGGCGAACGCGATGACTTTACCACGGCACAGACCATTCGCGCGGACCGTGGAATCACGTGTGCCGCCGAGCGCGCAGAACCGGATCTATCGCCGCACGATGGGTTACTTGAGCCCGCAACGGTCGCGGACATCTATCCAGACTCCGACCGGGAACCGTACAGTGCTAGTCGGATCGAGCGATACGTGAATTGCGGCTTCCAATTCTATATGGAGCATATCTTGGATCTTGAGGGTAACGACGATGTCGAACGGACGCCCGACCCCTTGGAAACGGGCACATTCGTCCACGACACGTTTGAACGCTTCTACAAAGCCCTCCAATCCGAGCCCGGAGACACAGTTGATCTACGGGAGTATGATCAGGCTGCGCTCGAATCACATATGCTTGAGATCGCGCTTGACGAACTCGAAGACGCCGCATTCGACTATTCAGGGCTATTCTATCAGCGGTGGCTCGAACAACTCTTTGCGGGCCTGGGCGATCCGGAGTCGAACCCCCATCACGGAGAGCCACGTCCACACGAAGGTGTTGATCAGGGGTTGTTCAGCCGGTTTGTCGAACGAGAATACAACCGCGACGGAGACGCCCTCCCAGCGTGGTTCGAGCCGCCGTTTGGCACCGGACTCCCCGGTGAAGACCTTGATCCATTTGCGATTGAACTCCCGAACGGCGAAGCAGTCGAGTTCCGCGGCTATATCGACCGTGTCGATATCGGTGTCAGCGATGAGGGCACCCAGATACAGCTATTCGACTACAAGACCGGGTACGCACCCTCGCTGACGAAAACAACCGGTGGCACGACATTCCAACTCCCGATCTACCTCCTCGCTGCCGAAGAGGTGTTGGCGGATAAGATGGACACTGTAACCGATATCGCTGCGACGTACTACCAGACGAAACCGCCGAACAAACTCCATGAACCACGCGGAATCGAATCAAAATTCGACTCCGAGAGCGAGCTTCGACGCTTTCTTGACGAATTGATACCAGCGCGTCTCGAAACGATCTCCACTGCCGTAGAACACGGCCGCTTCCAGACGACGATGCTCTCACAGAGTGAAGCAGGATGCGAGTACTGTGCCTTCCAGCGATCGTGTGACGTGCGCCCTCATCAACGCCGGGACCGGGTTGATCTCCTCGACCCTGATCCACAGACGTACGTCCCGATCCGAGCGACAGACCGTGATTTTGACGACGAGTTCGGAGGTGAAGCCGATGACTGA